TGAAGATCTTCTCTCCTGCTTTTTCGTTTCCTGGTGGTGCCTCATTAAATGATGCCATTTTTCTTTGAACtggtttttttcttttctgaatGTAGAGGAGAAAGGCAATATAGGTTTCCTTAGAAAATTATGGTGGCTTCAAAATATAACAAGGAGGAAGAAGAAAGCGTCTTTATAGCATGTGATGTGGTGGACTTTTCAAGAGAATCGCTTctttttttctaattttatttatttttccataTACAACTATTGGTTGGTTGGATGGTTGGTTGGTTTACAATTTGGTTCAAAATTGAACGGTCATTAATATTttcccaattattttttttatttaatattaatattaatattttatttgcCCTATATTATTATATGTAAGATTTCGGTCAAAATTCTGTCCGATCTCATGCCATACTTCTCCTTTTTGTTATTCTCTTTTTTAAACACGTTAGCGTGAGTTTGCACCCACTTCCACGACTCCACCAATGCGTACAATACCACCTATTTTCACACATATTTTACTTCCAACTATTCTAATATTGGATCACTCCCTTGAAAGCATTTAGGATTTTTTACTTAGTCATAGCTACTTCTAAGACCTATTTATGAATAgtaactaccttttattttatttattattcataactaaaatattttcttaatttaCACATCACAACTAGTGTCCTGTATTTCAcaagtttctcttttaaattgattttctctcacctctcaaatctatttctccctcacccttctctttctctctctccgttCCCTCTCCAAACACAGAAGATTTCGATCAGCGTTGAACAAAAGCTAATTAGTCGTGGTCCCAGAGAAATATAAAAGTGTTGATGAGATATTTTCAATTTTTACCCCAAATGCAGATCATCGGAAAATACACCAAATCCAGATCTAAGAAAAAGCCATGGACTCCAACATTACAGGCGGCTACGATTGGAGGTGACGATGGCGACGAtgacttttttctcatttttactCTTCCCATCTTCATCTTATTTCAAAAGATTTCCAGATCTACTTGCTTTGTTCGCCGTCGAAAAAGGAGGTGACGGCAGTGATTTTTATTGGGTGGAAACAACTCGATTTTAGATATTGTTTTGGGTGTTTATTTCCTGCTGGTTACAAAACTGATTTTGTTTGGTTTGTTCCTTACTTTTCCGACACTGCCACTTCTTCTCCGCGGCGGCAGCGGTGGTTCACCGGCCATGAGATTTCTACTGTAAGGATAGTAGTGAAGGCGAAGAAAGTGCAGTGCATCAACATGCTCTCAAATTCCAACGCCCGTCCACCATTAAACTGCTCTTTTGATCAAATTGCTCTATGTTTTTCGTTAATAATTGTTGAATCTCCTCTCTCATTGATAACGACGCTATTCTACCGCCCTCCAGCATGAATCCAACGCATACTCCACCtccgatgagagttgtggagcttcatactcaccaagtgtttgataaaacgtTTTAGTATATTTCAGTGTGCTGTTTCAGTAaatttcagtatatttcgttgtatttctaacttatgaaacagtttctgatatatttcattatattccattgtatatacacatactacaattttatatttcttaaacaatcaaccatatttcattgcattccagtgtatatttttctgtatttggaagtatttctaaaagtttggaatggagtaatcTGCCTAattttgtatttccgtgtatttccctgtatttcaaaaacgcgaaatacaaccgaatacaacaaaaattagctacgatttgtaaatatagaaaaaatagctataaattgttagaagctattaaaaggtagctgtttatgtaagttatccttgttattattatgtatgtCTTCTAGGCGGTAACCAACTTTTCAATTAAAGATCTTCTTTTAGAAAATTCTTCAGTTGATTTTTGTTCTCGTTTTTTTCTGAAAATAGAGAGAAGAAAAGGAGattgttaaaaataaaaataattcacGTAATTTTATCTCCACTAATCGATTGTGTTGCTCTCGTTAGGAAATTTTGGTTGCATTGACTGAAAGTGACAAGGAAAAAGCGGTAATGGCTATTTTTTTCCTTCACGTTAGAATTTGGCGAAAATACAATCTTAAGAATCGTATCCAACTTCgtttcatcttttatttttgtttctcTATCTTTATTGTTTCCTTTAAGCTGAATCAATTTTTTTCAATTTGAAATCAATCTCTTAGAATATTCTTCATAAGGAAAAATACCAACACAAAATAacagagtccggagcctaaatggCATTAAAATGCCCAAAATAAATCAAATGGGATTGTCCTTTCCACGATATACCAAAAAGGATATATCGTGGATGGGGCAACGTtatacccccaaaaaaaaaaaatcaacttgtcagagtaatataaaaaaaaaattgtaaaacgtggtccacgttttacaaaaatcatattttgtaaaacgttggccagatttagagtccgcaacttaaatgattCAAAAAGTGGTCCGggtaccaaaataacccattaaaaaaatgTAACCAAACTACcatttgcgcactaaattagtgcgcaatataGGGTTTTTTTTCCCCAACAATTTTAAAGTTTGGAAATTTCacatttttttcatactttgactaaAGATTAATGATGTTTCAAAACTCTGAAAtatgaatattttatatagaacttgatatctttttttgctgacaataatgtcggctcattacatcaagtatacctaaatgtttggatcgtcgttttaggggttgtaaagtgtcccgaagtaagttttgtttgtttgaatgttgttatctttaggtttaagcaATATGTAGACACTTTTTATGTTTTATAGTGTTCACTAATGCTATTTGTCTTGTTTTCTCAAATTGAATTTCCAAcattgaaattgacattcaaaacttCATTACCACGGTATTTCCAGAATATTAATATtgtatatagaacctgatatctttttctacgaacaataatgtaggctcaatatatcaagtAGACCTAAACGTTTGGTACGTCATtctaggggttgtaaagtgccccgaagtaagttttgtttggtgAGTTGTTATCGTTAGGTATAAGTGTTTTACTTTAGTCAAGgcaattttattttaaggagtagaGGGAGAAAAAATAGTTTTAAATTGATGAAATTTTAAACGGTTATAACTTTGTGCTCGGTTGTTCGCTTtatgagattttttttattttggataTTTTTCCGAGATCCAAAAAACGCCCATTATctcattcaatttgaatttttccCAAAAATTGGtgcatcattttcattcttcctTAGTAAAAATCAGATGATAAAAAGTAGATTTCAAGATGGAAATCCCGTGGTGATGaagttttgaatgtcaatttcaatgttggaaattcaatatgagaaaacaaaataaatagcaTTAGTGGACACTATAAAACATAAAAAGTGTCTACATGTTGCTTAAATGCCAACTTGGCTTGTTGGGTCTAGCTATTTAACTACTTTTTTACCTCAACCACTAGGGATCGAACCTTGGTGGAGGGACATGATAAGGTGTAGCCTATGAGACCGTGGTGGTGCAAGTACGTCTCGTAGTAGAAGAGTCTCTCGTACTTGacgtattattttaaatattttggtattatttttttattgtAATGAATTATTTTgtacctctcgtattggatgaattattttttaatataatatttttatttgtacatttgaaataaagtaatgccttgactaaataataaaacacttaaatcaaaaccttataaaataaaacacttaaacctaaagataacaacattcaaacaaacaaaacttacttggGGGATATTTACAACCcttaaaatgacgatccaaacgtttaggtatacttgatgtaatgggCCGACTTTATTGtccgcaaaaaaatatattaagttctatataaaatattgatatttcagaattttgaaacatgactaatcttttgttaaagtatgaaaaaaacgtaAAATTTCCCAACTTTAAAATTATTGGAAAAAAATATAACCTATAAAAAAATATAACCTATATTGCAGTTTGGTTATATtgtgcactaaattagtgcgcaaagggTAGCTTGGTTATTTTTTTTAACGAGTTATTTTGATACCCGGACTCACTTTTTGGGTCACTTAAGTTGCGGACTCTAAATCtggccaacgttttacaaaaaacatattttgtaaaacgtgaactagtccacgttttacaatatatttttttcttttggttattACTCTAACAAGTAGAAATTTTTTTGGGGGTATTACATTGCCCCATCAACGATATACCAAAACCCCATTTGGTTTATTTTGAACATTTTAATGCCATTTAGCCTCCGGACTCCAAAAGAACCTCATTTCCAATGTAGACGTAATACGAAAAATTGATAACTCCTGAAATAATTGGTTAAAAAGGTAATTAAAAAGATAAAGAAAGATAGGCCCTTGcaaatttcaacttttttaaaacAATCATCTGAAAGAAGCTAGACCCAGTGATGACACTGTGGTTATGCTAATTTTCCCCTTTTGAAAATATGGTTTTTACCTCATAAGATTTGTGCTTAACTTAAATCCAGCATATACCAAAGCCACCTATAAACCAACTCAGTTGTATGCATAATGAAAAACTCTTCCAAAGTGCCTCTGGAAATTGAAATCCACAAAATTTGCTTATCCACATAATCTAGCATTACAGAGACTAAACAAGATGATCAGGCTtgcctcaaaaaaaaaaaaaaaactggaactTGGCTTCCAACTGGCTAGCTGATATTTAGCAAACAATGCATTCAATTACTCAAGTTCTTCGTCTGCTTGCACATACAAATGCAGCCAAGTCATTGAATTCACACTACTTATCACCGCGTTCTGGTGTGTATGGTATGGTGCCCTTTAGTTGAACTGGCGAAGTTAACATGTGATCGAGAATAAAAGGATTCCAGGAATCAAAATTATTATGCAGCATCGCTATTGTCTGCTTTTGACCTTTTACTCTTTTTCTTGGTCTTCACTTTCTTGCTTCCACTGTGTTCTTTTGATGCCTTCTTCCTTTTAACAGGCTTCACTTCCTCTTCTTCCATCTCTAATGTTTCATCTGTATCTTGTTGCTGAGGAGGTACCTGAATTTCTGTACAAGAATAATGACACCTCTACTTGTTAGGATAGTCAAATTAGATCTTATAGAAAAGAAATGGCTAACAACGAGAAGGCGGGAAGGTGGAACAGAACAAAATTAGGTAGGGCATAGTCTGGCTGATTGTTAGTCTATTAGACTGACAAAGATGAATACAATCAAGAGTTCAATAGTTGTTGACAAAATCAACCGAAAATTTTTAAAGGCAAAAAGAGGAGTGGTGCACAAAATCGACCAAAGAACTCCAAGTATGCTCATTCCAAGCACCCATATGGtggaatatatataaaaaaatgagaatttttttGTCTTTAGTTTTCCTGATAAGTTCCCATCTAAATTCAAAAAGGATTTGAAGTAACGGATTGTATACAAGAATTTAAACGCCATGTGTCAGAAGCAAAATATTTACCATGTAAAAGCTAGGAGTTGTACAAAGAAAAGCTCACCTCTGGCAGAAAATTTTGAATCAAAAACAACACTGCTAAGATGCTGCTTCAAGAAAACCTGCAACCACATACCAGCTTGTACTTGAGAATCTTCTCTTCTACTGATTTAAGATAAATAACAGATACACATTCATCATTCATTAATTACGCCTCATCCCAAATTAGTTCAGGTTGGCTACATGAATCCTCTGTACACAGTTAACTATTTTTAAACTGGCCGTCAATCTACCGGAAGGTCCGGAACCCTACTCTTTATCCGGGCTTCGGACAGGCTGTGCTTTTGATATGGGTGGAGATTTTTGTTACTGTCTCAGATCAATCCCAAGGTTTTGTAACCATGGACAATAAGTCATTTCATTCTGCGTTATTAACAGCCAACGACGTTGCTTTTAAATTTTCAAGGAATACTCATCCAAATTCTCGCTTTTGTAGTATTTCTGCATATATGCATGCTTATGAAAATTCATGGCACCGTACACCCTTGGATCTGAATTGCTGCACGGTGTCAATGATGGGTAATCAGAACATGTTAACCTTGAATCTCTTTTGAGCTAACCAGTTAACTACTTTGTAACATGTAAGAGGGAAGACATAGCAGTGTGTTGAAGCATAAGATCCGAACCCAAAAATATTATCAGCACGgaccaggggcggagctaggaGGGCGCAaggataaaattattttatatacatatattgtagaTGTTGAATCCGCTTGGCCTCTTCATAtgtttatttctttatatttgtTGAATCCCCTTGGTGaaaatcctagctccgccactAGGTAGGACTATGTCTAGGAAACCCATATACTTTATTTTTAACAAACTATTATCTTCACCAAAGgggcaagaaaagaaaaagataaaaccCAGAAAGAAGGGTTTCTACCTCAAGTAAAAACCTCTCCTGTAGAAATGTCACCAATTATCCCTTTAATAGACAGAGCATGTAGGTCTTGGGGACATTACAACACAGTTTAGTACTCAGCGTGACTTTGTTGAATTAGACTGTTAACTCAACAAACATTAATTTTACCAACTTCAAAGTAGAACAATGGTAAGTGAATCCAATGGAAGTGAGTGCTTAAAGACTGAAAGTCGACTTTCTGAGGACACAGGAGCTGTAATATTAAATTGTCCACTCAATTCTCAAAAAGCTATGAAACAAATAAAAAACATACCGCAGACAGAAGTTGCCTTGACTTGACATCCCAAATGCGTAAATAGCTGTCCAAACCTAGTCAAGAGTATTTTTGGTCAAGTAAGTAACTATGAGCAATAAAACTTGAAGAAAGACAATAGCACTTCTGTAAAGAGACTGTGTTCCAGAGCTCCAGCTCTTAAACAATGTGAGAGATGAGGTTTCACAAGCTTAAGATTTTCTATTATGAGATCATATCTTGTATACAGAAAATCTGGAGCCAACATAAAAATAGGACAATATTCGTGTCCCCAGGCAGCAGCTTCCATTAATataggaaatatatatatatatatatatatatatatatatatatatatatatatatatatatatatccagatcaAATTGCCGTGGACAAAGTACATTGTACTATAAAGAAGCTAACAGCGATTTCATATACTCACCACATGAGGCTATAACTGGGAGCTCTGGATGCCTGACTATGGATTTTATACTTCCAGAACATTTCCCCAAGAAGGATCCCAAAAGTTTCCCTAAAAGGAGGATACACTCAACTGTGAGACCCACAATATGTGAATTAAATGAGCCTAGACATGTGAATCACAACATGAGAGCAAATTCATAAACCAAATCACACATTCTTACACATGATGAGCTTGCATCAAGTCAGCCAAAATAAACGCAAAGTACAGTGGCTAAGATAAACATAAAACCTTATTAGCATAGAGGAAACACAATAATAATAAATTGATGATTTCTGTTTGTCACATAAAACATTTTCCTTACTATCATAAACGCTATCCGTTCTGTGCCAGAACCAAATGACAGAACACACTTGGATACTGAAAAATGTGGAAAACAACATGCACAATCACAACTTTTtatagcaatatcctcaatatttGGAAAAATCTGAATACTAGTTTTAAGGATCTGTTTCCCTTTTTAATGTACTCTTTCTCAATAATATAGTATTACTTACTTTTTAGTTAAAGGCAATAAAGTACTATTAACTTGCATGGCAGAGATATAAATATGTGAGTTACTTTGATGACAACATAAACAGCAATCACTATGGTGCGACAATAGTTTACCAGTGGCGTATATCAAAAGAAGCAAGATCGCCagacccatttcctatgtatATCGTATGTCCATCTACATCCACAGCTACAACTNNNNNNNNNNNNNNNNNNNNNNNNNNNNNNNNNNNNNNNNNNNNNNNNNNNNNNNNNNNNNNNNNNNNNNNNNNNNNNNNNNNNNNNNNNNNNNNNNNNNNNNNNNNNNNNNNNNNNNNNNNNNNNNNNNNNNNNNNNNNNNNNNNNNNNNNNNNNNNNNNNNNNNNNNNNNNNNNNNNNNNNNNNNNNNNNNNNNNNNNNNNNNNNNNNNNNNNNNNNNNNNNNNNNNNNNNNNNNNNNNNNNNN
Above is a genomic segment from Lycium barbarum isolate Lr01 chromosome 12, ASM1917538v2, whole genome shotgun sequence containing:
- the LOC132624717 gene encoding uncharacterized protein LOC132624717, which encodes MGLAILLLLIYATGSFNSHIVGLTVECILLLGKLLGSFLGKCSGSIKSIVRHPELPVIASCGLDSYLRIWDVKSRQLLSAVFLKQHLSSVVFDSKFSAREIQVPPQQQDTDETLEMEEEEVKPVKRKKASKEHSGSKKVKTKKKSKRSKADNSDAA